In one window of Campylobacter coli DNA:
- a CDS encoding ABC transporter ATP-binding protein, whose protein sequence is MMLEIKNLSKNFGKIQALKNINLHVKEGEFLSILGGSGSGKSTLLRIIAQLEQASSCEFLKCKGEVAMMFQNYALFPHLNVEKNILFALYDKKDKKQILEDLLKTFEIENLRYKKIDEISGGQAQRVAFARAVARGCKLLLLDEPFSNLDQNLKQDLRRELKKLIQKQKITAIMVTHDIEDAYCMSDKIAFLDKGEILAHADPKELYFKPNHKSARILPDLNIIEEELDLEDEFFQWIASKNYTFGYAELKIGNRFEATILQKEFLGAFYRLKVRYKNIEFFMLLSSNYPLKEKINFDIINF, encoded by the coding sequence ATGATGTTAGAAATTAAAAACCTATCAAAAAATTTTGGCAAAATACAAGCTTTAAAAAATATCAATCTTCATGTTAAAGAAGGAGAATTTTTAAGCATTTTAGGAGGGAGTGGAAGTGGTAAAAGTACACTTTTAAGAATCATTGCCCAACTAGAACAAGCAAGCTCTTGTGAATTTTTAAAATGCAAGGGTGAAGTGGCGATGATGTTTCAAAACTATGCTTTATTTCCTCATTTAAATGTTGAAAAAAATATACTTTTTGCACTCTATGATAAAAAAGATAAAAAACAAATTTTAGAGGATTTGTTAAAAACCTTTGAAATTGAGAATTTAAGATATAAAAAAATTGATGAAATTTCAGGCGGACAAGCTCAAAGAGTAGCCTTTGCTAGAGCAGTAGCAAGAGGCTGTAAGCTTTTACTTTTGGATGAGCCTTTTTCTAATTTGGATCAGAATTTAAAACAAGACTTAAGAAGAGAGCTAAAAAAACTCATACAAAAACAAAAAATTACAGCCATTATGGTAACTCACGATATCGAGGATGCTTATTGCATGTCTGATAAAATCGCCTTTCTTGATAAAGGAGAAATTCTAGCTCATGCAGATCCTAAAGAACTTTATTTTAAGCCTAATCATAAAAGTGCTAGAATTTTACCTGATTTAAATATCATAGAAGAAGAACTTGATTTAGAAGATGAATTTTTTCAGTGGATCGCTTCAAAAAATTATACTTTTGGCTATGCAGAACTTAAAATAGGAAATCGTTTTGAAGCTACAATCTTACAAAAAGAATTTTTAGGAGCTTTTTATAGACTCAAAGTAAGATATAAAAATATAGAGTTTTTTATGTTGCTCAGCTCAAATTACCCACTAAAAGAAAAAATAAATTTTGATATTATCAATTTTTAG
- a CDS encoding MotA/TolQ/ExbB proton channel family protein yields MLKKIFLFCFLLLNLNAEVNVTDTNLSFDSPKIEAEVPKIELSLSSLYQNADEVVKGVIYILVLFSVLAWAVFISKLMQFYFMKKNLDFSIHKIKELKNLNELDQTKGFAGVLSLEIQDELEKSEYKNDHIKERIELRLQNTISKQITASKNGLSLLASIGASAPFIGLFGTVWGIMNAFIGIANLGNASLAVVAPGIAEALFATAFGLVAAIPAVLFYNYLTRKNLKLMHHLDELANFVYILFHRSYFNDKN; encoded by the coding sequence ATGCTAAAAAAAATATTTTTATTTTGTTTTTTATTGTTAAATTTAAATGCTGAAGTGAATGTAACAGATACAAATTTATCTTTTGATTCTCCTAAAATAGAAGCCGAAGTACCAAAGATAGAGCTTTCCCTTTCTAGTCTTTATCAAAATGCTGATGAGGTGGTAAAAGGCGTTATTTATATATTGGTTTTATTTTCTGTTTTAGCGTGGGCAGTTTTTATTTCTAAGCTTATGCAATTTTATTTTATGAAGAAAAATTTAGACTTCTCTATACACAAGATAAAAGAATTAAAAAATCTCAATGAATTAGATCAGACAAAAGGTTTTGCAGGTGTTTTATCTTTAGAAATTCAAGATGAGCTTGAAAAAAGTGAATATAAAAATGATCATATAAAAGAGCGTATAGAATTGCGCTTGCAAAATACCATCTCAAAACAAATCACAGCAAGCAAAAATGGCTTGAGCTTGCTTGCGAGTATAGGTGCTAGTGCACCTTTTATAGGGCTTTTTGGAACAGTTTGGGGGATTATGAATGCATTTATAGGTATAGCAAATCTTGGCAATGCTTCTTTAGCAGTTGTTGCACCTGGTATAGCTGAAGCCTTGTTTGCTACAGCTTTTGGCTTGGTAGCTGCTATTCCTGCGGTGCTTTTTTATAATTATCTTACAAGAAAAAATTTAAAACTTATGCACCATTTAGATGAGCTTGCGAATTTTGTCTATATACTTTTTCATAGGAGTTATTTTAATGATAAAAACTGA
- a CDS encoding iron ABC transporter permease — MLKTLKYYKIGAILLALFLTLPIFGIFAELFYILFQNFNTSDLAEISSIKENLSHFFDYLFLKFIKDTLIVSIGVLLLSLILGVSSAYLMANYNFYFCRILEKLLILPLAIPAYILAFVYVGIMDFQGFFHEIFGFRIDFFNHYGVIFVLGISLYPYIYLFAKTAFKSEAIEAYEVAKIMGYSEFRIFSRVMLLSARPAIFSGALLVLMETLSDYGASAYLGVDTFSAGIFKLWYDLNDSYSSSILSGILMIFVFLIMYIDYYYKNKHHYSFNQNLTLFIKKRKLSHVKQILACFYCFIIALLGFILPFIWLVYWGLKDFKLFEAEFYIISFQTIILAFITALITTLLAYFLMFSSRIIKNNFFSLCILKLSSLGYSIPAAALGISMIVLFVFLDKIFHLNLLGTSLIILVFAYIIRFLASAIYSLEGGYNKIHLNTDEASLNLRPSYLILFFKIHTPLMKHFLFLAFIIVFIDTIKELPLSRILAPFGFETLSVKAFWFASDERIYDAALPSLLIVLLSLIVVIWMDKITRKDDVRN; from the coding sequence ATGCTTAAAACCCTAAAGTATTACAAAATAGGGGCAATTTTACTTGCCCTTTTTCTTACCCTACCTATTTTTGGTATCTTTGCTGAGCTTTTTTATATTCTTTTTCAAAATTTCAATACAAGCGATTTGGCTGAAATTTCATCTATTAAAGAAAATTTGAGTCATTTTTTTGATTATTTGTTTTTAAAATTCATCAAAGATACTTTGATAGTTAGCATAGGAGTGCTATTGCTAAGCTTGATTTTAGGTGTAAGTAGCGCTTATTTGATGGCAAATTATAATTTTTACTTTTGCAGGATTTTAGAAAAATTACTTATTTTACCCTTGGCAATACCTGCTTATATTTTAGCTTTTGTATATGTTGGGATTATGGATTTTCAAGGCTTTTTTCATGAAATTTTTGGTTTTAGGATAGATTTTTTCAACCATTATGGGGTTATTTTTGTCTTAGGAATTTCTTTATATCCTTATATTTACTTATTTGCTAAAACCGCTTTTAAAAGTGAAGCCATAGAAGCTTATGAAGTGGCTAAAATCATGGGGTATTCTGAATTTAGAATTTTTTCACGCGTCATGCTTTTAAGCGCAAGACCTGCTATTTTTTCTGGAGCTTTGCTTGTGTTGATGGAAACTTTAAGCGATTATGGAGCTTCGGCTTATTTGGGAGTAGATACCTTTTCGGCAGGGATTTTTAAACTATGGTATGATTTAAATGATTCTTATTCATCGAGTATTTTATCAGGAATTTTGATGATTTTTGTTTTTTTAATCATGTATATAGATTATTATTATAAAAACAAGCATCATTATAGTTTTAATCAAAATTTAACTCTTTTTATCAAAAAAAGGAAATTAAGTCATGTAAAGCAAATTTTAGCCTGTTTTTATTGTTTTATCATCGCTTTATTAGGATTTATCTTGCCTTTTATATGGCTTGTTTATTGGGGGTTAAAAGATTTTAAACTTTTTGAAGCAGAATTTTATATCATTAGTTTTCAAACCATTATATTGGCTTTCATCACAGCTTTGATTACGACTTTACTGGCTTATTTTTTAATGTTTAGCTCAAGAATTATAAAAAATAACTTTTTCAGCCTATGTATTCTTAAGCTAAGTTCTTTGGGTTATTCTATACCCGCAGCTGCCTTAGGAATTAGCATGATTGTCCTTTTTGTATTTTTAGATAAAATTTTTCATCTTAATTTATTAGGCACTTCATTGATCATTTTAGTTTTTGCTTATATTATTCGTTTTCTAGCGAGTGCGATTTATTCTTTGGAAGGGGGTTATAATAAAATTCATCTAAATACAGATGAAGCGAGTTTAAATTTAAGGCCTAGCTATTTGATCTTATTTTTTAAAATTCATACTCCCTTAATGAAACATTTTTTATTTTTGGCTTTTATCATTGTTTTTATCGATACTATAAAAGAACTTCCTTTGAGTAGAATTTTAGCTCCTTTTGGTTTTGAAACTCTAAGCGTAAAAGCTTTTTGGTTTGCAAGTGATGAGAGAATTTATGATGCTGCTTTACCTTCGCTGCTCATTGTTTTACTTTCTTTAATAGTCGTTATTTGGATGGATAAAATCACAAGGAAAGATGATGTTAGAAATTAA
- a CDS encoding Fe(3+) ABC transporter substrate-binding protein, whose amino-acid sequence MKKIFSLCLLGFSLLGAAELNIYSARHYDADFQIIKKFEEKTGIKVNHTQAKASELIKRLSLEGSNSPADIFITADISNLTEAKNSGLLSPVKSKYLEDTIPAHLRDKDGEWFAITKRARIIAYNKNANTDISKMKNYEDLAKPEFKGQIVMRSATAPYSKTLLASIIANDGDENAKVWAKGVLDNLATKPKGGDRDQARQVFAGEAKFAVMNTYYIGLLKNSKNPKDVEVGNSLGIIFPNQDNRGTHINISGIAMTKSSKNQEAAKKFMEFMLTPEIQKILTDSNYEFPIRNDVELSQTVKDFGTFKEDQIPVSQIAEKVKEAVKIYDQVGFR is encoded by the coding sequence ATGAAAAAAATCTTTTCTTTATGTTTATTAGGTTTTTCTTTACTAGGTGCTGCAGAACTTAACATTTACTCGGCAAGACATTATGATGCTGATTTTCAGATTATAAAAAAATTTGAAGAGAAAACAGGCATTAAAGTTAATCATACTCAAGCTAAAGCTTCAGAACTCATCAAAAGACTTTCGCTTGAAGGAAGCAATTCGCCTGCTGATATTTTCATCACAGCAGATATTTCCAATCTTACAGAAGCAAAAAATTCTGGACTTTTAAGCCCTGTTAAATCAAAATATTTAGAAGATACCATACCTGCTCATTTAAGAGATAAAGATGGGGAATGGTTTGCGATTACAAAAAGAGCAAGAATTATTGCTTACAATAAAAATGCAAACACTGACATTAGCAAAATGAAAAACTATGAAGATTTGGCTAAGCCTGAATTTAAAGGGCAAATCGTTATGAGAAGTGCTACAGCTCCTTATAGCAAAACTCTTTTAGCTTCTATTATAGCTAATGATGGAGATGAAAATGCTAAAGTATGGGCTAAGGGTGTGCTTGACAATCTTGCAACCAAACCAAAGGGTGGAGATAGGGATCAAGCTAGACAAGTTTTTGCAGGTGAGGCTAAATTTGCTGTTATGAATACTTATTATATAGGACTTTTAAAAAATTCTAAAAATCCAAAAGATGTAGAAGTTGGAAATTCTTTAGGTATTATTTTTCCAAATCAAGACAATAGAGGAACTCATATAAATATCAGCGGTATTGCTATGACAAAATCAAGCAAAAATCAAGAAGCAGCTAAGAAGTTTATGGAATTTATGCTAACTCCAGAAATCCAAAAAATTCTCACTGATAGCAATTATGAATTTCCTATAAGAAATGATGTAGAATTAAGCCAAACAGTAAAAGATTTTGGAACTTTTAAAGAAGATCAAATACCTGTGAGTCAAATAGCAGAAAAGGTTAAAGAAGCGGTTAAAATTTATGATCAAGTCGGTTTTAGATAA
- a CDS encoding energy transducer TonB — MKSSVIFGFVSSLVLHALVLMFFLFSFYTQEKSSGVDFKQGVEFTSIMMVSELPIGELKEVSIDQKKSNSQDKNKKQDEKMSLNSQDKNAVLKAQKKIEKQDENQAQKEIANASENSKFKNETLSAPLQSNEDKTQTIVSGNAKEQIKSYQALLMAHLAKFKKYPQEAIMQKQEGVVRIRVSIDESGNVLSKELKKSCPYAVLNDEVLSLFKRASPLPKPPKEMLKDGEKISFVMPIDYNIKDYLGKK, encoded by the coding sequence ATGAAGTCTAGTGTGATTTTTGGGTTTGTGTCGAGTTTGGTATTGCATGCTTTGGTATTAATGTTTTTTCTTTTTTCTTTTTATACTCAAGAAAAATCAAGCGGAGTTGATTTTAAACAAGGAGTGGAATTTACCTCCATTATGATGGTATCAGAGCTTCCTATTGGAGAATTAAAAGAAGTTTCAATCGATCAAAAAAAGAGCAATTCTCAAGATAAAAACAAAAAACAAGATGAAAAAATGAGTCTTAACTCCCAAGATAAAAATGCTGTATTAAAAGCTCAAAAAAAGATAGAAAAGCAAGATGAAAATCAAGCCCAAAAAGAAATAGCTAATGCAAGTGAAAATTCAAAATTTAAAAATGAAACACTTAGTGCCCCACTACAAAGCAATGAAGATAAAACACAAACCATAGTAAGTGGCAATGCTAAAGAACAAATTAAAAGCTATCAAGCCTTGCTTATGGCTCATTTGGCTAAATTTAAAAAATATCCTCAAGAAGCGATAATGCAAAAGCAAGAAGGTGTTGTAAGAATTCGTGTGAGTATCGATGAAAGTGGAAATGTCCTAAGTAAGGAGCTTAAAAAATCTTGCCCCTATGCAGTGCTTAATGATGAAGTTTTAAGTTTATTTAAAAGAGCTTCTCCATTGCCAAAACCACCTAAAGAAATGTTGAAAGATGGTGAAAAAATTAGTTTTGTTATGCCTATTGATTACAATATTAAAGACTATTTAGGTAAAAAATAA
- a CDS encoding biopolymer transporter ExbD, which produces MIKTEIAHKEEELSEINITPFIDIMLVLLIVFMAVTPLITSSIKIELPKSSQQAEDKLKNPIILYLNTDNTLAINDDKLSLENLSSALDIKTKGNKEEIIYFHIDKSVKYEDIMQVMQKLKENGYGKIALSSKKVD; this is translated from the coding sequence ATGATAAAAACTGAAATAGCTCACAAAGAAGAGGAGTTAAGTGAGATTAATATAACTCCTTTTATAGATATTATGCTTGTATTATTGATCGTTTTTATGGCTGTTACTCCTCTTATCACAAGTTCTATCAAGATAGAACTACCTAAGAGTTCACAGCAAGCAGAGGATAAGCTTAAAAATCCCATCATACTTTATTTAAATACCGATAATACTTTGGCCATTAATGATGATAAATTAAGCCTAGAAAATCTTTCAAGTGCTTTGGATATAAAAACCAAAGGTAATAAAGAAGAAATTATTTATTTTCATATCGATAAAAGTGTAAAGTATGAAGATATTATGCAGGTAATGCAAAAATTAAAAGAGAATGGCTATGGAAAAATAGCTCTTTCAAGCAAAAAGGTGGATTAG
- a CDS encoding ChaN family lipoprotein, which produces MKFYTMLSTLFISFMLSACAVLQKPSPLQENKDFYILNTHTQEKISFEDMIVELLKADVILLGEKHDEAKHKISQVMIFNALEGNLSSQNISFDVALEMLASTEQNHLDKAFKNKKNIKVNELTNALNWDKGWKWKDYDQFVNAVFYSRAKILGANLSRSEITSIYNGVQPLKGYVSTTNEVKKQIFDIISLSHKLNPQENKELLDKLVEIQQFKDRRMADVLVHHTNKVLLLAGNYHTSKKIGVPLHIQDFKSDKKIVVVNLNYGKVDLKDSDYIFIYKGGE; this is translated from the coding sequence ATGAAATTTTATACCATGTTAAGCACATTATTTATAAGCTTTATGTTAAGCGCTTGTGCTGTTTTGCAAAAACCATCTCCACTTCAAGAAAACAAAGATTTTTACATACTTAATACTCACACTCAAGAAAAAATTTCTTTTGAAGATATGATTGTAGAATTATTAAAAGCAGATGTGATACTGCTTGGCGAAAAACACGATGAAGCAAAGCACAAGATAAGCCAAGTTATGATTTTTAATGCCTTGGAAGGAAATTTAAGTTCTCAAAATATAAGTTTTGATGTAGCTTTAGAAATGCTAGCAAGCACAGAGCAAAATCACTTAGATAAAGCTTTCAAAAACAAGAAAAACATTAAGGTTAATGAACTTACCAATGCACTAAATTGGGATAAGGGCTGGAAATGGAAAGATTACGATCAATTTGTTAATGCAGTTTTTTATTCAAGAGCAAAAATATTAGGTGCAAATCTTTCACGCTCGGAAATTACAAGTATTTATAATGGAGTTCAGCCTTTAAAAGGTTATGTTTCAACCACAAATGAAGTAAAAAAACAAATTTTTGACATTATATCCTTAAGTCATAAGCTAAATCCTCAAGAAAATAAAGAATTGCTAGATAAATTAGTAGAAATTCAGCAATTCAAAGACAGGCGTATGGCAGATGTATTAGTGCATCATACAAATAAAGTTTTATTGCTAGCTGGAAATTATCATACTAGCAAGAAGATAGGAGTTCCTTTGCATATACAAGACTTTAAGAGTGATAAAAAAATAGTCGTGGTGAATTTAAATTATGGGAAGGTAGATTTAAAAGATAGTGATTATATTTTTATTTATAAGGGAGGAGAATGA
- a CDS encoding TonB-dependent receptor — MKKLSLICVMGLCFANFAFSEELEFDSLEISGSRIKNDEKPFVTPGATSTREGIGSDTQSIDSIVRSIPGTYTNTDQAQGTVQVNIRGMSGFGRVNTMIDGVTQTFYGSASDDPAGFHSQTGTSAFGAVIDTNFLIGVDVTRGTFEGVNGANALMGSANFKTIGVNDIVRDGDIFGFLGRFSYGSNGIGPSYMSAVAGKTELENNGYVGALFGYSAKRITQNYTVGGGGKIGSSMVDTNGDGIADTNTAPFDPDFLTQEPKSQLFKLEYTPNSFTSTIFSYRGYQNELAGRKIQNDNYQFDFRHNPIWWLNINALIAHNQGVQKYGSNSTFGANDAIANTKAKNKATTFDISDTLESEWGGFNLNTRFGANVLLNDYKNTMNTSIEGVNSIPFQPHGKQNLFTYYLDNSLNYGIFTLDTNVNFLDWNIKGHRPACDEVNFMCFPKTATDIDKNGLRLNASVMLSAALHELFTPFVSFARTNRAPNVQEMFFSNNEGNGVNPFLKPEQANTWQIGFNSFKHGLLKDDDRFGFKAVYYHTKIKDYIYNEQFYLEDPNGIAPSSQFYMHLNSVDDTIFKGIELELSYDLGFAYAKAMYSRQDTSSTISQTSGPLFGSFSASKIMELPKDYANVELGFRLNDKISFGGIAKYTGKAKRVNPNTDDWTEDPNNSWYPDPSTQELPKIPIIVDLYWNIEWLKNLTMRAEVQNLFDKNYMDALNAYNSLDNQIQYNGAGDPIYLFNNSARGRTFIVSFEYKY; from the coding sequence ATGAAAAAATTAAGTTTAATTTGTGTTATGGGTTTATGTTTTGCTAATTTTGCTTTTTCTGAAGAATTAGAATTTGATAGCCTTGAAATTTCAGGCTCAAGAATCAAAAACGATGAAAAACCTTTTGTAACTCCTGGAGCAACAAGCACAAGAGAGGGTATAGGCTCAGATACACAAAGTATAGATTCTATAGTGCGTAGTATACCTGGAACCTATACAAACACAGATCAAGCTCAAGGTACGGTTCAAGTAAATATTCGTGGCATGAGTGGTTTTGGGCGTGTGAATACCATGATCGATGGCGTCACTCAAACTTTTTATGGTAGCGCATCAGATGATCCAGCCGGATTTCATTCGCAAACAGGAACTTCAGCTTTTGGAGCTGTTATTGATACAAATTTCTTAATCGGAGTTGATGTCACAAGGGGAACTTTTGAAGGAGTAAATGGAGCAAATGCTCTAATGGGATCAGCAAATTTTAAAACAATAGGAGTAAACGATATTGTACGTGATGGCGATATCTTTGGATTCTTAGGACGATTTTCTTACGGAAGTAATGGAATTGGACCAAGTTATATGAGTGCGGTAGCCGGAAAAACTGAACTTGAAAATAATGGATATGTGGGCGCACTTTTTGGCTATAGTGCAAAGAGAATTACTCAAAATTACACTGTAGGTGGGGGTGGCAAGATAGGTAGTAGTATGGTCGATACTAATGGAGATGGTATAGCTGATACTAATACTGCTCCATTTGATCCAGATTTTTTAACCCAAGAGCCAAAATCTCAACTTTTTAAACTCGAATATACTCCGAATTCTTTTACAAGCACTATATTTTCTTATCGCGGGTATCAAAACGAACTTGCTGGTAGAAAAATACAAAATGATAATTATCAATTTGACTTTCGACATAATCCTATTTGGTGGCTTAATATAAATGCACTTATTGCCCACAATCAAGGTGTACAAAAGTACGGATCAAATTCTACTTTCGGGGCAAATGACGCCATAGCTAACACAAAAGCAAAAAATAAAGCAACTACTTTTGACATAAGCGATACTTTGGAGAGTGAATGGGGTGGATTTAATCTAAATACACGCTTTGGGGCAAATGTTTTGCTTAATGATTATAAAAATACTATGAATACATCAATTGAAGGGGTAAATTCTATACCTTTTCAGCCTCATGGAAAGCAAAATCTTTTTACTTATTATCTTGATAATAGTCTAAATTATGGTATTTTCACTCTTGATACTAATGTGAATTTTTTGGATTGGAATATCAAGGGACATAGACCAGCTTGTGATGAGGTGAATTTTATGTGTTTTCCAAAAACAGCTACAGATATAGATAAAAATGGACTTCGCTTGAATGCCTCTGTAATGCTTTCAGCTGCTTTGCACGAACTTTTTACACCTTTTGTAAGTTTTGCGAGAACAAATAGAGCCCCTAATGTGCAAGAAATGTTTTTCTCAAATAACGAAGGCAATGGTGTTAATCCTTTTTTGAAGCCAGAACAAGCTAATACTTGGCAAATAGGCTTTAATTCTTTTAAACATGGACTTTTAAAAGACGATGATCGCTTTGGTTTTAAAGCGGTGTATTATCATACAAAAATAAAAGATTATATTTATAATGAGCAATTTTATCTTGAGGATCCGAATGGTATCGCCCCAAGCTCACAATTTTATATGCATTTAAATTCGGTTGATGATACTATATTTAAAGGTATAGAATTAGAATTAAGCTATGATTTGGGTTTTGCTTATGCTAAAGCTATGTATTCAAGACAGGATACGAGTTCTACTATTTCTCAAACTTCAGGACCTCTTTTTGGCTCTTTTTCTGCGAGTAAAATTATGGAGCTTCCCAAGGATTATGCAAATGTAGAGCTTGGCTTTAGGTTAAATGACAAGATTAGCTTTGGTGGTATAGCAAAATACACAGGTAAAGCAAAAAGAGTTAATCCAAATACAGATGATTGGACTGAGGATCCAAACAATTCTTGGTATCCAGATCCAAGTACACAGGAATTGCCAAAAATTCCTATTATAGTAGATTTGTACTGGAATATAGAATGGCTTAAAAATCTCACAATGAGAGCAGAGGTGCAAAATTTATTTGATAAAAACTATATGGACGCTTTAAATGCTTACAATTCACTAGATAATCAGATCCAATATAATGGAGCAGGTGATCCTATCTATCTTTTCAATAACTCTGCTCGCGGTCGCACCTTTATAGTAAGTTTTGAATATAAATATTAA